From Quercus lobata isolate SW786 chromosome 1, ValleyOak3.0 Primary Assembly, whole genome shotgun sequence, one genomic window encodes:
- the LOC115994027 gene encoding receptor-like protein 46 → MAKLSLLLLLLQHVLLTFVTTSLSCPEHQKQALLHFKASIINATSLTKSTLYRLDSWNSSSDCWHWDGVICSSRFGSMTVLALYLDDIIASNSQEPVLPSTILTPLFHIRSLMHLDLSNNSIQGELPRDGFGNLTKLVHLDLGLNLFNGSFPSQLFHLRYLQYLDLSFNSFHDTLSGEVASLQNLRVLNLNYGFYWENNLREIPKEIWNMTKLHQLSLAENNFFGKIPSSILNLKELKILDLRYNSLSMEIPIDIGNLSNITSLVLSNNKLIGRIPSSIPKLTKLETLQLDNNMLVGEIPSGLSNIKGLKILVLGDNHLTWNNNAKVVPRFMLSELSMMSCGLVGEIPNWISTQKT, encoded by the coding sequence ATGGCCAAACTCAGCCTACTACTACTACTGCTGCAACATGTACTTCTCACCTTTGTCACCACTTCTCTCTCTTGTCCTGAACATCAAAAACAAGCCCTTCTCCACTTTAAAGCCTCCATCATCAATGCTACTTCTTTAACAAAAAGTACTCTGTATCGGTTAGATTCATGGAATTCCAGCTCAGATTGTTGGCACTGGGATGGGGTCATTTGTAGTTCCCGCTTTGGTTCCATGACTGTGCTAGCTCTATATTTGGATGATATCATCGCGTCGAATTCACAGGAGCCAGTGTTGCCTTCCACCATCTTGACACCACTCTTTCACATTAGAAGCTTGATGCACCTTGACTTGTCCAACAATTCAATACAAGGAGAATTGCCACGTGATGGCTTTGGCAATTTGACCAAATTAGTTCATCTTGATTTGGGTCTTAACCTCTTCAATGGCTCCTTTCCCTCTCAACTTTTTCACTTGAGGTATCTTCAATATCTTGATTTGAGTTTCAATTCATTCCATGATACTCTAAGTGGAGAAGTAGCATCTCTTCAAAATTTGAGGGTATTGAACCTGAATTATGGTTTTTATTGGGAAAATAACCTTAGGGAGATTCCTAAGGAGATATGGAATATGACAAAGTTACATCAATTGTCTCTTGCTGAAAACAATTTCTTTGGTAAAATTCCATCTTCAATTCTAAATTTGAAGGAATTGAAAATATTGGACTTGCGCTACAATTCATTGTCAATGGAAATTCCTATTGATATTGGCAATTTATCTAACATAACAAGTTTGGTCTTGAGCAACAACAAGTTGATAGGTAGAATCCCATCATCCATACCGAAATTAACAAAGTTGGAAACACTTCAATTGGACAATAACATGCTTGTTGGAGAAATTCCATCCGGGTTGTCCAATATCAAGGGCTTGAAGATTCTTGTGCTTGGAGACAATCATCTCACTTGGAATAACAATGCAAAGGTAGTGCCAAGGTTTATGCTATCTGAGTTGTCTATGATGTCTTGTGGTCTCGTAGGAGAAATTCCAAACTGGATTTCTACACAGAAGACTTAA